TGATCTTTTGCTAACTGCAACGCATATGTTGTATGCTTCCCTGCAGCGGTATCCTTATGCCCAAACGAAAAAAATGATAACCCAAACAATAGGCTTATTGCAAGTATCACTACCGATACCATTACCTCAATTAAAGAAAACCCACCCGTTGTTTTTGACGTATACACAACCCCCTGTTTTTTCAAGTACAACTATTATTCTTACAACCCAGCAGTAGTTGTTACCGGCGCAGCTATCGGTGTTGCGGTCATAGTCACAGCGATTCCAGCTGCATCGCCTGTACCGGCTGTTGTTGCGGTGAATGAAGCGTTATCCCCGGTCAACCCGTTTACTGTTATTGTAAACGACGTAAAATACTTATTACCCCTTGCATCAACGCCAAGTGCAGCACTATTACTTGTTGCCGGTTGTGCCAAATACCTGTTAGCTTCCGTAAAATACGCTTTCTGTGCTGAAAGTATTGCCCCAAGCAACGCGTTACCTTCCGCAGCCATTGCACGGCGGGTATAATTACGGTAACTCGGCACCGCGATAACCGCAAGGATGCCTATAATAACCAGCACCACTACCAACTCAATCAACGTAAACCCTTTTGAATTCTTCTTCAAGTTCATCATAACAATTCCTCCTATAAAAACAAATTTTTCTGCCAGAATGTACCATACTTTTTAGCGTTTTTCTTACATTCCGCTCCCTCCTCCAGTTGCCATCGCAACTTTGAATATTGGTAAATACAACGCTATCACCACGAGCCCCACGAGAAAACCCAGCATAATAATCAGGATCGGTTCTATTATAGAACTCATCCCGGCTACAATAGCATCAATTTCGCTATCATAATAATCCGCTATAACATCAATCATTTCATCCAGCTGCCCTGTTTTTTCACCTACGGCCACCATACGGGTTGCCATCTTAGGGAAAATAGGTAATTGCCCCATAATACTTGCGAGGCTTGAACCTTCCACTATACCTTTGCGAATATTATCAATATTTTGTTCCAACGGCAAATTATTAACTACGCGCGACGCTAAATCCAGTGCCATCACCACATCCACACCGCTACGCAATAATGTTGCTAATGTCTGAAAAAAACGGGTAAGCAACGATTTTGTTATGATATCCCCTGCAATAGGTAACTTAAGTTTAATACTATCGATAACAAATTTTCCCGGTTTTGTACTATTAATCATTCTATACCCGACGATTATCAATACGATAAATATTATCACCAGCCAAAAATTCTTTATCAAAAACTCGCTGGTACCCATCACAATCTGTGTTGGTAACGGCAATTCCGCCCCTACCGACGCGAAAAGTGATTTAAACTGCGGGACTATGAATAACACAATACCCAGCAATACAACCACAAAAAAACCGGTTATAAACAAGGGATACGCACTGGCAGCCTGAATTTTGCGTTTGAGCTTCATAGAATTTTCTAAATGCAACGCCAGGTCTTTCAGTATTTTTCCCAGCTGCCCGCTTTCCTCACCCGCAGCGATTATTGATATAAAAACCTTATCAAACACCTTGGGATGTTTCTTCAAAGACGCAGAAAAGGTTAATCCTCCACGGATATCATTCGCTATATTTTTCAATATACTCCTAAGTTTTGCGCTTACCGTCATATCTGCGAGGTCATCCAATGCTTCAATAATAGTAACCCCGGCGTTAATCATTGTTGCCATCTGCCTACAAAAAATTGTAATATCCTGCTGTTTCACACCGCCGTGTGATACAGCTTCTTTTGCAGTTTTCGCACGCGACTTCGCGCTTTCACCTTTTGCTTCGTTCACAACGATTTGCGTAAACCCCTGGTTTTGCAGAGCGTTAACGACGTCCTGCGAAACCACCGCGTACTTAACACCTTCCACATTCGCACCGGCCGTGTCTTTAGCTTTGTACGTAAACTTTGGCATACCTTATTTTCTTCCTAACATTTTCATAAGTTCATTTGGCCTCGTAGTTTTCCCTAATGCTATATCCTGATCAATTTTTCTTTCCATTATCAGCCTATATAATGTTTGGTTCATAGTACTCATCCCTATCTGAGTACCCAACTGTATCTGAGAATACATATGCTCAACCTTATTTTCGCGGATAATATTCTGTATTGCCGGAGTGGCAATCATAACCTCCGTCGCTAATACCCTTCCCATATTTTCATCTAATGAAGGCAGTAGCATCTGGTTTATCACCCCGGCCAGAGTAAACGATAACTGTTTTATCACCTGTACCTGCTGTTCCGCTGAAAAAACGTCTACTATCCTAGTGATTGACTCACTCGCATCGCCGGTATGCAGTGTCGCTAATACCAGATGCCCGGTTTCCGCTACGGTCAATGCTGATGCTATAGTTTCGAGGTCACG
This genomic window from Elusimicrobiota bacterium contains:
- a CDS encoding prepilin-type N-terminal cleavage/methylation domain-containing protein is translated as MMNLKKNSKGFTLIELVVVLVIIGILAVIAVPSYRNYTRRAMAAEGNALLGAILSAQKAYFTEANRYLAQPATSNSAALGVDARGNKYFTSFTITVNGLTGDNASFTATTAGTGDAAGIAVTMTATPIAAPVTTTAGL
- a CDS encoding type II secretion system F family protein, with product MPKFTYKAKDTAGANVEGVKYAVVSQDVVNALQNQGFTQIVVNEAKGESAKSRAKTAKEAVSHGGVKQQDITIFCRQMATMINAGVTIIEALDDLADMTVSAKLRSILKNIANDIRGGLTFSASLKKHPKVFDKVFISIIAAGEESGQLGKILKDLALHLENSMKLKRKIQAASAYPLFITGFFVVVLLGIVLFIVPQFKSLFASVGAELPLPTQIVMGTSEFLIKNFWLVIIFIVLIIVGYRMINSTKPGKFVIDSIKLKLPIAGDIITKSLLTRFFQTLATLLRSGVDVVMALDLASRVVNNLPLEQNIDNIRKGIVEGSSLASIMGQLPIFPKMATRMVAVGEKTGQLDEMIDVIADYYDSEIDAIVAGMSSIIEPILIIMLGFLVGLVVIALYLPIFKVAMATGGGSGM